The genomic region CATTTGACCCTTGAAAATGCAAAGATTAGCCACATTCACCtcaaataataaaataaccAGAAGATTAAGCTGTCTAATGGATTAACTTTAGTTGTAAGGTATGCAAGATTGTCTTGGATGCTGATATGGCACCGGGTCTCATTGCTTCTAGCTGGCCACGTTCAGCTCTTTCGTTGTTGGTTACGCATGGAGCATTCCAACGGGAGCTAGGGTCGGGCAGCGATTCACGGGAGCTAGGGTCGGGCAGCGATTCATAGTGCGCATGGTCCGCCATCTTTAGGCAGACCACAACCTGGTGAGGAAGGGGGTCAGGCAGCGATTCACGAGTGAATCCTATTTTCCTATGGTAAGACCGGGCTGAAGTACATTCCGCCCCCGCCCCGCCCCCACCCCTGTGTCTCGTAAGTGCAAGCGAGCTTCCAGGAAAGAGAGATAAGTGGACTCGCCACCTGGCTCTGCCGTGGATAATATGAAGGAGGATGGAGCACTCTTTTGTGCGTGCCAGCCATCTTGCACTGCAGCTTTTCTTCTACtcccttttcttcctcagtTCTCACCTCTCTCGCCTCATCTCTACCCCGACTACCATGTCGGACGCTGCCCAACCTCATCCTGCTGCTGTAGCAAAGGTTTTGCCTTCTGGAATCACCTCCGACTTAGTCAATGGAGATGGGACATCTTCCTCTCATGCTCAAGACCAACGGCGTCCCTCCGTTTCTCGCAGCTCCCCCGGTTACCGTGTGAAGGGGCCACCAGAACTCATGTTGGAACAGTTAcgggatcttcttcatctaGTTTGGTACCCCTATCGCCGTCAACGCCTCGTTCGAAAGCCTACGCCACGCAAAGCCGTTCATTTCGAGCCACACGACCAAGAACAGCATTTCTTCCCAACTGATCCACCAGTTACTGTGAAGTCTGAGCCACAGCTTATGAGAGGAGTCCATGAGGGCTCTGCTCGCAAGCCCCCGAGCCCAATAGCTTCACTCCATATTATACGATCTCCACCAACCCGGTGGGAAGTTATCTGTTCAACTACAGTCTCCAAGATCACCGAGAAGACGACCGTGAAGCTGGAGAGACTATGGGTATCCGCTGACGAAAGTTCCTTCTTGGGGTCTGTCGCAGTAGCCAATCTCACGGAAGAGAAATCAGTCACTTGCAGGTTTACGTTTGATCGTTGGGAAACAATTTCTGAAGTTCGTGCCCATTACGCAGGTAGCTTGCCAGTTACAAGTCACCAAGCTGAGCTTGACCGGTTCTTGTTCACGCTGAAGCTCCCAAATGTAGCCCTGGTTCGTCCTGGAATCAATACTTTCCACTGCTGCATCAGATACATCGTCAATGGCCAAGAGTTCTGGGACAATAATAATGGCCTCGATTATCAAGTTAGCTTCAGAAGGAAGGAACCATCCAAGGATATGAAAACAATCCCTTATGGGGCATCCACACTACAGAGTGATGTCTTAGTATAGGTAGTTCC from Fusarium poae strain DAOMC 252244 chromosome Unknown contig_2, whole genome shotgun sequence harbors:
- a CDS encoding uncharacterized protein (CAZy:CBM21), with the protein product MSDAAQPHPAAVAKVLPSGITSDLVNGDGTSSSHAQDQRRPSVSRSSPGYRVKGPPELMLEQLRDLLHLVWYPYRRQRLVRKPTPRKAVHFEPHDQEQHFFPTDPPVTVKSEPQLMRGVHEGSARKPPSPIASLHIIRSPPTRWEVICSTTVSKITEKTTVKLERLWVSADESSFLGSVAVANLTEEKSVTCRFTFDRWETISEVRAHYAGSLPVTSHQAELDRFLFTLKLPNVALVRPGINTFHCCIRYIVNGQEFWDNNNGLDYQVSFRRKEPSKDMKTIPYGASTLQSDVLV